From Chaetodon trifascialis isolate fChaTrf1 chromosome 24, fChaTrf1.hap1, whole genome shotgun sequence:
TGCTTCCTAGTGGACAGAATCCTCCCAGGTATAAAAGAAACTCACAAGCAAAGAAGAAGCATAATTCCATCTTCAGGCAGTGTTAACATGGAGGACGAATGAAGTAAAGGTTGACAAACAGCTGACACCTTAGATTCATAGAAATGTGcaggaataaaaacagcagtgataTCTCTTTATTGTCAGTCTGCGCATCACTGTCAGCTCACTCTATTATGGGCTGTGCTACCATCCTCACACAGGGAAACGTCTGATACGAGCAGCGGTTCAGACGGCCTGCGGTGTGAACGCAGCCATGAAATCTCTTCTTCGTCTGAATGCGATTTCTGAGGAATTACATCAAAATGACAAGTGTAACTGCAGCCACCCAAACAGCTGATGAACCAGCATATACACGGCTATACATGAAGGAGCGTGcgctttccacacacacacacacacatgcttcacATGTTTCCTGCGTAATTAGTTATCATAAAGCTCTCCTCCCACACTCCGGCTCTAATTAGGAAcaagccacagcagcagaggcactGGAAACCAATAAAGAACATTACTGGGATCAAACTGgatcctgctgccacaaacatctgctgacaTGGAAGTCTGTCACCATATCTGATGGCGAGATTCCTTTCAACCAGACAGCTGAGGTGCATTTGTTTGAGCGCTACGGAgatgctgtgtgttcatgtctgaTTGAAATACTTTCTCATTTTCCTATATTGTTTTCAATTGCCCACTGTTCCATCCCATAATATCTTaccatttgtttatttacagtaaagcagaaataaaacacattttaatttaatttagtGTGAAATTTAATATTTGATCTTGTTTAAGGTAATTTGACCAAAGCACAAAAAAGCTTGATtttgaaaacagacaaatgaacaaactaacagctgatgaaggccttgagatgtgtttgaaagctctggaaaaagccAGTAAAAAGGCCCTTGAGCTCACGCCTTTCAATATGTGTTAATTGTATAAACCCTCTCTTTTATTTACCACAaagaaagttttattttcagtgagCAGGATCTTAAAAAAGCAACCATTTCAATGGGATTTGGTGGAAAGTGAAGCAATGAGGATTGCTtaacactgcattttttttaactaaatcACACCAAATATAAGGCTGATGTTATTCTAcatgtattttattgtaatgaaaaatgaaatgaaaagaccaaaaccaacaatgtgtcaTTCCTCTCAGCTCCAATTCATTGGCTCCATCTGGAGATGTACAGTGCAtgtgttggggactattttcagcaccGGATTCATCCACATTTAGTACTCCAGTGAGTATTTGTGGCAGCAGATTATCCATTTATTTATCAGTCTATTTGTCACTCCTGTTCACTCAGCTTGTAAAAGACAATCTGTCCTTCAAATAAGTTCAACATGTACACCAATTACAAGCTTGTGTTTCAAAGATTCACTCCCTCATTTTGTTACTGCGCCCCCGACGTCCCCGAATGTCCTCCCATCTCACCCTTAATGTTCTGAAACGCAGCTGTGGGTCTGGGATTTCGGGGGAGTCGtaacaaaatcaaacagcaaCAAGAATTTCATCTGCCTCGTCTGCCTACCTGCAGATTCCGCCCGACGGTTTCTTCTCCTTTCGACTTGGCGCAGGCCAGCTGCTCCCTCAGCATCTCCTGCCTCATGTGGATGGCCTGCAGTGCCTCCTGGATGTCGAAGAAGTtctcctgcaggagcagaaCAGAGTCAACGTGAGCCTTACTTGACATTTTTGCTCACCATCTGAAGTagtatttaacattttttcccttaacacagcagaacagcagaTTATAGGTCAGATTTTGCTACTGTACTGAAGATTTTGGGGGCTGAAGGATGTGAGGAGGAGTTTACTTTCCACAATTACacagattttattatttaaatcttGTTCTGAAATTATTAGAGTCtgtattcttaaaaaaaaacaaaaaaaaaaacaaaaaaccctgcCACTGTAGAGAAGACACAGTTAAatcaatataaataataaatattatatatatattatagtTATACTTTTTCAATAATTTTAACACCCTCCTTTTGAATGTTATAaccattattttgaaaaagtgTTCCATAAAAACAGGATATGAATTAAAACTTCTGACAATCCAAAAGTTGCATCACCAcagtagtattagtattagtcaTATTGCTATTATTTCCTGTAAACATCTCCAATATTGGCATTTCCTTTCATAACAGAgcaactgacaaaacaaaagtggaATTTTTgggagtttttctgtttctgtacaaCAGCGGCCTGAAAGTGAATTTGGCAGGAATTCCCCCCTTTGGGAGCTCAGAGTAGTttctgtgagcaggtgccactTCATCTGCGGCTCTTCATCTTGGTTAAAAATCCCTGCAGAGTTCGCAGCCACCACATGTTTTCAATCACTGGTTTACAAACTGAGAGGATCCATTCAGAGCTCAAAGAAAACTCCCAGCCAAGTGTGTCAGCAGATGAACACTGAGAGATCGCTTTGTACTCTGTTCAaggctgttgctgctgtgtccGTTCTGTGTCTGATAGCTGCCCACAGAGGATCTGTCGAGCTTGTGTCTTTACATCGGAAGCATTTGAAATATGGAACAATGAATGAGCTTTAACTCTTAGTTCAACACTATTTATCGCAAGCAGCCAAAGAGGTCAGAAGTCACACTGCTCAGACGTGTCGATATTGAGGTGATCCTCCATTGTATTTTCAGTGACGACACAAAGGAAGTGATGCTTTTACTGTTGTGGTTTGTTTGGAAGAAGCAGATGAAGAAGTGGGAAAGCAGCAATGGCTGAAACTATAGAAACTCACATTTCATCTACATAAAATCAGAAGGAAGCCTTTCAGACAAGACAAAAACGAGACACTAATATTCCTGATGCTCGGCTTTAAGTggacagcagcatgtttcactCACCTCTGTTTTAATCCTTTTTGGGGATGGCTCGTCTCTGTCTCCACAGCGAGACCTgcagacaaacatcagcaaatacACTTCAGGACTTTAAATTCAAGGGCTGCATTCaaaaccacttcctgtcagcCGGGGACGGCTCTCCGAGATTTTTTCAGCGGTGAAAAGTACAAACAGCATGAACGCCGAGATGAATGGACGGCACATCTTCACTCATGAGGAACTCGTGTGCATTTAAGAGGCCTTGAATAATGTCTACAGCAGTCTCATCCAGAAATGTCGAGTCAGCTCGTCAACATGGAAACATTTCTTGAATATTGTTGCTCAACATGCACAGTAACATAAAATCTAATCTAAGCATTAAGATAAAACAAAGGCAGACTCGGTTTAAGCTCTTACTTGCTGGTGCGGTAGGTGTATTTGTAGGTGACCTCTCTGGAAATCTGGCGGGCGAGTCCGAACAGCTCGTCCCGACGCGTCAGCAGAGCCATGTCCCTCATGCAGAGCTGAGCCGCCGCCTCGTTCACCGTCAactgcacatcacacacagtgaGTCAGGTTAGTTTcggaaaaacacagcacacaaacctCAAGGAGGCGGGAATGTAAGGACAAATTCTTGTATATAATCGGAGCAGGAAGTGAACCTCATGCAGCGTCAGGTGTTTGCCGTCCCTCCTCTTGGAGTCAAAGCGTCCATAGATGGCGCTGTATTTACGAATCTCTTCTTCCCTCCGCGGGTCATCGTCGCTCATTTCAAAGATGTGTCCGATCATCTTTGCTagtttcttgttgtttttcagctgctctTTGACCTCAGCCAGGTCTGTCTTAGGCAGTCCAGGTGCCATCCTGTCCACACACTCCAGGACTGACTGGACGGCTGCGGCGTCCAGAGCCTCCAAGGCGTCCCTCGGTGAGGACGGGGAGCCGAGGTCCGATGGTGAGAGGCTGTGCTCGCTGTCGTTGCTGTGGCCTGACCAGAATCGAGCCTCACTGCTGCCCTGCAGGGGTGACCCGGCTGACACTTTGTCCCGTGCCACGTCCAACTTCCCTGGGTCGGAGCAGGCAGCGGCAACGGCTTTGGGCATCTTGACGCTGGCTGTGTTGGCTCTGTCCTGTCCACTGAGCAGCGTGGGCGAGCCCTCGGGCAGCTTGTAGACGGGGATGCTGCAGACAGGCAGCGACGTGAGCGGCTGGTTGAAGATGGCCGGGTTGGTGACCCAGTCCCGCAGCGCCTTCTGCAGGCGGCGCACGTGGAGCGGCTTGCTGGCCATACCAACGAGGGCCATG
This genomic window contains:
- the LOC139327887 gene encoding NGFI-A-binding protein 1-like; the encoded protein is MAAVLPRTLGELQLYRILQRANLLYYYEAFIQQGGDDVQQLCEAGEEEFLEIMALVGMASKPLHVRRLQKALRDWVTNPAIFNQPLTSLPVCSIPVYKLPEGSPTLLSGQDRANTASVKMPKAVAAACSDPGKLDVARDKVSAGSPLQGSSEARFWSGHSNDSEHSLSPSDLGSPSSPRDALEALDAAAVQSVLECVDRMAPGLPKTDLAEVKEQLKNNKKLAKMIGHIFEMSDDDPRREEEIRKYSAIYGRFDSKRRDGKHLTLHELTVNEAAAQLCMRDMALLTRRDELFGLARQISREVTYKYTYRTSKSRCGDRDEPSPKRIKTEENFFDIQEALQAIHMRQEMLREQLACAKSKGEETVGRNLQMQLERLLARQMEILQDAAVQERLQALDWRIPPAALKYLNDAQNTNGAAADANRDNQDERPINLRVVSQNMQEGDLPLGKQLANELKRHHNHNNNNNTDETKTPATENGTSQRASSNTEKKTIKSEPEDST